A window of Rhododendron vialii isolate Sample 1 chromosome 11a, ASM3025357v1 contains these coding sequences:
- the LOC131307087 gene encoding uncharacterized protein LOC131307087, translated as MPMVNHGQYGPRMTNLSQRDADTRNEDEKINLKLIINRSNNRALYAEVEENFVDLLCSFLSFPIGYIFKEFPYLSFKGCMGNLYKSVQDFDVNKFFKSEEMKAILLNPKLAPGSSYGNKLIGIEKAVNLSRETLSSLVKNECRSKSLESPLQEVKIGGGLVKGPSMFMVTDSLSIAPLSPISGIFLINRLKVPLSDIQKLEVNMGKEEYEQASSQMVNRDKSSFFFSPNMPHIVKIEIANVMNIRLETGGSKYLGLPSIIGKSKRAVFSYVTDCVGTKLKGWSEARLNNAGREVLKSVVMTMPNYVMQCFLLPKGLCRQLCKSMSRFWWGSKKGERKLHLVREFFGPIDAQYILAIRVSQQGIPDKGVWHYIDDGKFTVRSAYHVAKSLLFPKKSTVKGGPSSGGLDRVNWKAIWKLQIPNKDGNGGVGFVARNRDAILVGAAMEIFKGPLSPRVIEALGFRFGLTTALRWDYSRIIVEGDALQIVQALNGYRSFVDCDTIILDCLQIALNFSSCLFSHVKRGCNRVAHFVARKSLSGNGSLKFLLKIMESDASQTMSLKILVEKEKNQIVFVEANKDFVDVLFSFLTIPIGTIVRLTREHFLKEKIGCLNNLYESLEKFDENFLSSEHKGILLHPRCATDVYCRDLKVNLVECNKSKYYACRDAYCSFVSYYQNDSCLCGEALVFEVNLLDPGPEGGSGFIKPTVRFMVTDDFKVLPMSTMAGLSLLSNFGALDGSKIEERMLNVGKDEVLKLLKCSLASRTPFSDSILKPRFSKTKPIKYGPRRMNLSQRDVDTRNKEEKINLKLIINRSNNRALYAEVEENFVNLLASFLSFPIGYIFKEFPYLSFMGCLGNLYKSVQDFDVNKFYKSEEMKAILLDPKLAPGTSYSNKLIGIEEAANLSCSTLSSLFEIECIGLSSESPLRGVKIGGGLVKGPSMFMVTDSLWIAHLSPISGISLINRLKVPLSDIQELEVNMGEEETLHLLVASLVSRSALTDAFVRKETKQETSGKTALSDCLYASREEETLVFAYKPMF; from the exons ATGCCCATGGTTAATCATGGACAGTATGGACCGAGGATGACAAATCTATCTCAAAGAGATGCAGACACCAGAAACGAGGATGAAAAGATAAACTTGAAGCTTATCATAAACAGATCGAACAATAGGGCGCTGTACGCAGAAGTTGAAGAGAATTTTGTTGATCTCCTATGCAGTTTCCTCTCATTCCCAATCGGTTACATCTTTAAAGAATTTCCATATTTGTCCTTCAAGGGATGCATGGGCAATTTATACAAGAGTGTCCAAGATTTTGATGTCAACAAGTTCTTCAAATCAGAGGAGATGAAGGCAATTCTACTCAATCCAAAACTAGCCCCTGGTTCCTCTTATGGCAACAAACTAATTGGTATTGAAAAAGCTGTAAACCTGTCACGTGAGACTCTTTCTTCCCTGGTCAAGAACGAATGCCGTAGTAAAAGTTTAGAGTCCCCTCTGCAGGAAGTTAAAATTGGTGGCGGACTAGTGAAAGGACCGTCTATGTTCATGGTGACGGATAGTTTATCAATAGCACCTTTATCTCCAATCTCAGGCATATTTCTTATCAACAGATTAAAGGTACCTCTCAGCGACATTCAGAAATTGGAGGTGAATATGGGTAAGGAGGAG TATGAACAAGCATCGAGTCAGATGGTTAATCGGGACAAATCCTCTTTCTTCTTTAGCCCGAACATGCCTCACATTGTCAAGATTGAGATTGCAAATGTGATGAATATCAGACTCGAGACTGGAGGGAGCAAATATTTGGGGCTACCGTCAATCATTGGAAAATCCAAGAGGGCTGTATTCTCATATGTTACGGATTGCGTGGGCACAAAGTTAAAGGGCTGGTCGGAGGCAAGACTTAATAATGCGGGTAGGGAAGTTCTTAAATCAGTGGTAATGACCATGCCCAACTATGTTATGCAGTGTTTCCTCCTACCGAAAGGGCTTTGCCGGCAACTGTGTAAATCCATGAGCAGATTTTGGTGGGGCAGCAAGAAGGGGGAGAGAAAACTTCA CTTGGTGAGAGAATTTTTCGGCCCTATAGATGCCCAATATATTTTGGCTATCCGAGTCAGTCAACAAGGAATTCCAGACAAGGGGGTATGGCATTACATTGATGATGGCAAATTTACGGTCCGGTCAGCATACCATGTAGCAAAATCCCTTCTATTTCCTAAGAAATCCACTGTGAAGGGGGGACCGAGTTCGGGAGGATTGGATCGAGTGAATTGGAAGGCCATTTGGAAGCTTCAGATCCCGAATAAG GATGGCAATGGTGGTGTGGGTTTTGTGGCTCGGAATAGAGATGCAATATTGGTGGGAGCAGCAATGGAAATATTTAAGggtcctctctctcctcgtgtAATTGAAGCTTTAGGATTCCGGTTCGGTCTTACTACTGCTTTACGTTGGGATTATTCTCGAATTATCGTTGAGGGGGATGCACTTCAGATTGTTCAAGCTCTCAATGGCTATCGATCCTTCGTTGACTGTGATACCATTATTTTAGATTGTCTCCAAATTGCTTTGAATTTTTCCTCATGTCTCTTTTCTCATGTGAAACGTGGTTGTAATAGGGTAGCACACTTTGTGGCTAGGAAATCCCTATCGGGTAATGga TCACTTaagtttttattgaaaatcatggAGAGCGATGCTTCTCAAACTATGAGTTTGAAGATCCTTgtggagaaagagaaaaatcaaattgtttttGTGGAGGCAAACAAGGATTTTGTGGATGTTCTATTCAGCTTCCTTACAATACCTATTGGAACAATTGTCAGACTCACTCGTGAGCACTTTTTGAAGGAGAAGATTGGCTGTTTAAACAACTTATATGAAAGTTTGGAAAAGTTTGATGAAAACTTTCTATCCAGTGAGCACAAAGGGATACTTCTTCATCCGCGATGTGCAACTGATGTCTACTGTAGGGACCTAAAGGTAAATTTGGTTGAATGTAACAAAAGCAAGTATTATGCGTGTCGCGATGCATATTGTAGTTTTGTGAGCTATTACCAAAATGATTCTTGCCTGTGCGGAGAAGCCTTAGTCTTCGAGGTAAATCTATTAGACCCAGGTCCCGAAGGTGGAAGTGGATTTATAAAACCAACGGTGCGTTTCATGGTAACCGATGACTTTAAAGTGTTGCCTATGTCTACCATGGCTGGCTTGTCTCTGCTTAGCAATTTTGGAGCATTAGATGGGAGCAAAATCGAAGAGAGAATGCTGAACGTAGGAAAGGATGAG GTTCTGAAATTGCTCAAGTGTTCATTAGCATCAAGAACGCCTTTTTCTGACTCTATTTTGAAACCTCGCTTCAGTAAGACAAAGCCCATTAAGTATGGACCGAGGAGGATGAATCTATCTCAAAGAGACGTGGACACAAGAAATAAGGAAGAAAAGATAAACTTGAAGCTTATCATAAACAGATCGAACAATAGGGCACTGTATGCAGAAGTTGAAGAGAATTTTGTGAATCTCCTAGCCAGTTTCCTCTCATTTCCAATCGGTTATATTTTTAAGGAATTTCCATATTTGTCCTTCATGGGATGCCTGGGCAATTTATACAAGAGTGTCCAAGATTTTGATGTCAACAAGTTCTACAAATCAGAGGAGATGAAGGCAATTCTACTCGATCCAAAACTTGCCCCTGGCACCTCTTATAGCAACAAACTAATTGGTATTGAAGAAGCTGCAAACCTGTCATGTTCGACTCTTTCTTCCCTATTCGAAATAGAATGCATTGGTTTGAGTTCAGAGTCCCCCCTGCGGGGAGTTAAAATTGGTGGCGGACTAGTGAAAGGACCGTCTATGTTCATGGTGACGGATAGTTTATGGATAGCACATTTATCTCCGATCTCAGGCATATCTCTTATCAACAGATTAAAGGTACCTCTCAGTGACATTCAGGAATTGGAGGTGAATATGGGTGAGGAGGAG ACTTTGCATCTCTTGGTGGCTTCGTTGGTGTCGAGATCTGCATTGACTGATGCTTTTGTGCGTAAGGAGACGAAGCAAGAAACCTCAGGTAAAACAGCGTTGTCTGATTGTCTCTATGCCAGCAGAGAGGAAGAAACTCTGGTGTTTGCCTATAAGCCTATGTTCTAG
- the LOC131306406 gene encoding uncharacterized protein LOC131306406, whose amino-acid sequence MANEASQTMSLKILVEKEKNRIVFVEANKDFVDVLFSFLTIPIGTIFGLTREHSLEGEIGCLNNLYESLEKFDEDLLSSEHKGILLRPRCATDIYCRNLKVDLVECNKSKYYWCGTCGMLSYYQNDFCRCGGALTYKLNLLDPVPQVGSGFIKPTVRFMITDDFQVLPLSTAAGLSLLGNFGAFDWSKTEERMLNIGKDEVLKLLKCSLASRTPFSDSILESPFSKTKPFYGRYEPRMMNLSQRDVDTRNKDEKINLKLFINRSNNRALYAEVEENFVNLLCSFLSIPIGHIIKECPYLSFKGCLGNLRKSVQDLDVNKFFKSEEMKAILLDPKLAPGTSYDNKLIGIEEVVNLTQSTLSSLFRIESTYLSSESRLRIGVGLVKGPSMFLVTDSLSIVPLSPISGISLIDRSKVPLSDIQELEVNMGEEETLRLLESLLVSRSALTDAFVLKETKQET is encoded by the exons atggCGAACGAAGCTTCTCAAACTATGAGTTTGAAGATCCTTgtggagaaagagaaaaatcgaATTGTTTTTGTGGAGGCAAACAAGGATTTTGTGGATGTTCTATTTAGCTTCCTTACAATACCTATTGGAACAATTTTCGGACTCACTCGTGAGCACTCTTTGGAGGGGGAGATTGGCTGTTTAAACAACTTATATGAAAGTTTGGAAAAGTTTGATGAGGACTTGCTATCAAGTGAGCACAAAGGGATACTTCTTCGTCCGCGATGTGCAACTGATATCTACTGTAGGAACCTAAAGGTAGATTTGGTTGAATGTAACAAAAGCAAGTATTATTGGTGTGGCACTTGTGGTATGTTGAGCTATTACCAAAATGATTTTTGCCGGTGCGGAGGAGCCTTAACGTACAAGTTAAATCTATTAGACCCAGTTCCCCAAGTTGGAAGTGGATTTATAAAACCAACTGTGCGGTTTATGATAACTGATGACTTTCAAGTGTTGCCTCTGTCTACCGCGGCTGGCTTGTCTCTGCTTGGCAATTTTGGAGCATTTGATTGGAGCAAAACAGAAGAGAGAATGCTGAACATAGGAAAGGATGAG GTTCTGAAATTACTCAAGTGCTCATTAGCATCAAGGACGCCTTTTTCTGACTCCATATTGGAATCTCCCTTCAGTAAGACAAAGCCTTTTTATGGACGGTATGAACCGAGGATGATGAATCTATCTCAAAGAGACGTGGACACAAGAAATAAGGATGAAAAGATAAACTTGAAGCTTTTCATAAACAGGTCGAACAATCGGGCGCTGTATGCAGAAGTTGAAGAGAATTTTGTGAATCTCCTATGCAGTTTCCTCTCAATTCCAATCGGCCATATCATTAAGGAATGTCCATATTTGTCCTTCAAGGGATGCCTGGGCAATTTACGCAAGAGTGTCCAAGATTTAGATGTCAACAAGTTCTTCAAATCAGAGGAGATGAAGGCGATTCTACTCGATCCAAAACTTGCCCCTGGTACCTCTTATGACAACAAACTAATTGGTATTGAAGAAGTTGTAAACCTGACACAGTCGACTCTTTCTTCCCTATTCCGAATTGAATCCACTTATTTGAGTTCAGAGTCCCGTCTGCGGATTGGTGTTGGACTAGTGAAAGGACCGTCTATGTTCCTGGTGACAGATAGTTTATCGATAGTACCTTTATCTCCGATCTCAGGCATATCTCTTATCGACAGATCAAAGGTACCTCTCAGCGACATTCAGGAATTGGAGGTGAATATGGGTGAGGAGGAG ACTTTGCGTCTCTTGGAGTCTTTGTTGGTGTCAAGATCTGCATTGACTGATGCTTTTGTGCTTAAGGAGACGAAGCAAGAAACCTGA